One Cyanobacteria bacterium FACHB-DQ100 DNA segment encodes these proteins:
- the coaBC gene encoding bifunctional phosphopantothenoylcysteine decarboxylase/phosphopantothenate--cysteine ligase CoaBC, whose amino-acid sequence MPSQRVLFGITGGIAAYKVCNVVSALAKEGIEVRVILTDSAQAFVSPLTFATLSRHPAYVDRTFWDASNDRPLHIELGEWADLFVIAPLTANTLAKLTYGLSDNLLTNTVLASICPVLLAPAMNTDMWEQRSTQRNWRELLIDPRYHSADPSAGILACDRVGTGRMAEPEELLVQIRSLLHTKGKRDLAGKRVLISAGGTREHFDPVRFIGNPSTGKMGVAIAQAALHRGAQVTLVHAPINSHLLAPLRNVRLVPVMSSAEMQQAMKDHLSVADYIVMSAAVGDVRSDLYSDTKLPKNQLPTSLDLVSIPDIVAELSTLKKPHQTLVGFAAQTGDYVTPAIDKLKRKNLDAIVANPVDQPNSGFGSDTNQAVLIDRSGRQLTLPTCSKLELAHQLFDFLQA is encoded by the coding sequence ATGCCCAGTCAGCGAGTTTTATTTGGTATCACAGGCGGGATTGCAGCTTATAAAGTGTGCAATGTAGTTTCGGCATTGGCAAAAGAAGGGATTGAAGTCCGAGTCATTCTCACCGATTCGGCTCAAGCGTTCGTTTCACCATTGACGTTTGCAACACTGAGCCGTCATCCCGCTTATGTCGATCGCACGTTTTGGGATGCTTCAAACGATCGTCCACTGCATATCGAACTTGGTGAATGGGCTGATCTGTTTGTGATCGCTCCCCTAACGGCGAACACCTTAGCAAAATTAACTTACGGACTGTCAGATAATTTATTAACCAACACGGTACTCGCTTCAATTTGCCCGGTATTGTTAGCCCCTGCAATGAATACCGATATGTGGGAGCAACGATCGACCCAACGCAACTGGCGCGAATTGCTAATTGATCCTCGTTACCATTCGGCTGATCCAAGTGCGGGAATTTTAGCGTGCGATCGCGTCGGGACTGGACGCATGGCAGAACCGGAAGAATTACTTGTACAGATCCGATCGCTATTACACACAAAAGGAAAACGAGACTTAGCCGGAAAGCGCGTTTTAATCAGCGCAGGTGGAACGCGAGAACATTTTGATCCAGTGCGGTTTATTGGTAATCCCTCAACCGGGAAAATGGGCGTGGCGATCGCGCAAGCGGCTCTACATCGCGGCGCACAAGTCACCCTGGTTCATGCTCCGATCAACTCGCATCTCCTTGCTCCGCTCCGCAATGTTCGCTTAGTTCCTGTCATGAGTTCCGCTGAAATGCAGCAGGCAATGAAAGACCATCTTAGTGTTGCGGATTATATTGTCATGTCTGCTGCGGTCGGTGATGTACGTTCTGATCTCTATAGCGATACTAAACTTCCGAAAAATCAACTACCAACATCGTTAGATCTAGTTTCAATTCCTGATATCGTTGCTGAATTGTCAACTCTAAAGAAACCCCATCAAACTCTGGTCGGATTTGCAGCGCAGACTGGAGATTATGTTACGCCTGCGATCGACAAACTCAAGCGCAAAAACCTAGACGCGATCGTCGCCAATCCCGTTGATCAACCCAATAGCGGGTTTGGAAGTGATACGAATCAGGCGGTGTTGATTGATCGCTCCGGTCGCCAACTCACCCTTCCAACCTGTAGCAAACTAGAACTGGCGCATCAACTTTTTGACTTTCTTCAGGCTTAA
- the fumC gene encoding class II fumarate hydratase, whose protein sequence is MTTRTETDSMGAIAVPNDRYWGAQTQRSLMYFAIGQDRMPTELIRAFGILKKAAAIVNQDLGKLPPEKAQLIIQAANEVIEGKLNDHFPLSVWQTGSGTQTNMNANEVISNRAIDLAGGILGSKAPIHPNDHVNMSQSSNDTFPTAMHIAAAEAIHQSLLPMIKKLRDALQEKSAEFETIIKIGRTHLMDAVPLTLGQEFSGYVAQLDQAIVRIEATLPGLYELAIGGTAVGTGINTHPEFAERSADEIAKLTGLSFVSAPNKFAALAAHEAIVFTSGAIKTLACALMKIANDLRWMGSGPRCGLGELVLPANEPGSSIMPGKVNPTQCEAMTMVCVQVMGNDSAIGIAASQGNFELNVFKPVLIHNLIHSIRILSDACASFTDHMVAGIQPNRDRITQFLENSLMLVTALNPKIGYDRAAKVAYKAYQENSTLRQACIDLGFLTGEEFDQIVRPEHMIYPS, encoded by the coding sequence ATGACCACTAGAACTGAAACAGACAGCATGGGCGCGATCGCTGTACCCAACGATCGCTACTGGGGCGCACAAACGCAACGCTCTTTGATGTATTTCGCGATCGGACAAGATAGGATGCCGACCGAGTTGATTCGGGCATTTGGAATTCTGAAAAAGGCAGCGGCGATCGTCAATCAAGATTTAGGAAAGCTCCCACCCGAAAAAGCCCAATTGATCATTCAAGCTGCGAACGAAGTGATCGAAGGAAAGCTAAACGATCATTTTCCGTTATCTGTATGGCAGACAGGAAGCGGAACACAGACCAATATGAACGCAAATGAGGTAATTTCAAATCGTGCGATCGATCTCGCTGGCGGTATTTTAGGCAGTAAAGCTCCAATTCACCCAAATGACCACGTTAATATGTCGCAATCATCAAATGATACGTTTCCCACAGCGATGCACATTGCAGCAGCAGAAGCGATTCATCAATCATTGTTACCGATGATCAAAAAGCTGCGGGATGCGTTGCAGGAAAAATCAGCCGAGTTTGAAACCATTATCAAAATTGGGCGGACTCATTTGATGGATGCAGTTCCACTCACCCTGGGACAAGAGTTTTCGGGCTATGTGGCACAGTTAGATCAAGCGATCGTTCGCATTGAAGCAACATTGCCGGGATTGTATGAGTTAGCGATCGGAGGAACCGCAGTCGGAACTGGAATTAATACGCACCCAGAATTTGCAGAACGATCAGCCGATGAAATCGCGAAGTTAACCGGATTGTCCTTTGTCAGTGCGCCGAATAAATTTGCGGCATTAGCAGCGCATGAAGCGATCGTCTTTACCAGTGGCGCGATCAAAACACTAGCTTGCGCCTTGATGAAGATTGCGAATGATTTGCGCTGGATGGGATCAGGCCCACGATGTGGACTTGGAGAATTAGTCTTACCCGCGAATGAACCGGGATCATCAATCATGCCGGGAAAAGTCAATCCAACTCAGTGTGAAGCGATGACAATGGTGTGTGTGCAAGTGATGGGAAACGATAGCGCGATCGGCATTGCTGCCAGTCAAGGGAACTTTGAACTGAATGTGTTCAAGCCTGTGTTAATTCATAACTTGATTCATTCGATTCGCATTCTCTCAGATGCTTGTGCTTCATTCACCGATCATATGGTTGCAGGCATTCAACCGAATCGCGATCGCATTACCCAATTTCTCGAAAATTCATTGATGCTAGTTACTGCGCTGAATCCGAAGATTGGATACGATCGGGCTGCGAAAGTTGCATACAAAGCTTATCAAGAGAATTCAACCTTACGGCAGGCTTGCATTGATCTAGGCTTTTTAACGGGGGAAGAATTCGATCAAATCGTGCGACCGGAGCACATGATTTATCCGAGCTAA
- a CDS encoding flagellar assembly protein H, with protein MTQNPFDQLAKQYLEEFLAPIGTVQRQYEIPGESKFVDVWFVPNPDATQTEDLGLLRRMVQQPCLFEPYRNVPTRTEVRVSVMKLVWIQEDERRKAKLDELPEEALPCLWILAATTSKPLLEEAEGRVKADWMPGVYFLSGIFKSAIVAIDQLPETEDTLWLRVLGRDRTQERAIREVLALPPDHHRRNTILRLLTNWKIRIDLGELVNFCDSEAIMAFSEAFLEWERQTQERSKQEAVEAIAFRMLQKNLPLETISEVTGLTMEYLQHLQAERDR; from the coding sequence GTGACTCAAAACCCCTTTGATCAACTCGCTAAACAATATTTAGAGGAATTTCTTGCTCCGATTGGTACAGTACAACGACAGTATGAAATTCCAGGTGAGTCTAAATTTGTCGATGTTTGGTTTGTTCCCAACCCAGATGCAACTCAAACCGAAGATTTGGGACTTTTACGACGAATGGTACAACAGCCTTGCCTGTTCGAGCCATATCGCAATGTTCCAACTCGTACTGAGGTGAGAGTATCAGTCATGAAGTTGGTTTGGATACAAGAAGATGAACGGCGCAAAGCTAAACTCGATGAGCTTCCAGAAGAGGCTTTACCTTGTCTGTGGATTCTGGCAGCGACAACCTCGAAGCCATTGTTAGAGGAAGCAGAAGGCAGAGTCAAAGCTGACTGGATGCCCGGAGTATACTTCCTGTCAGGCATCTTTAAGAGCGCTATTGTTGCAATTGATCAACTTCCTGAAACTGAGGACACTTTATGGCTCAGAGTTTTGGGGCGTGACAGAACTCAGGAAAGAGCAATCCGAGAAGTATTGGCGCTACCGCCTGATCACCATCGACGAAATACTATCTTACGATTGCTGACAAACTGGAAGATTAGAATTGATTTAGGTGAACTGGTAAACTTCTGCGATTCGGAGGCGATCATGGCATTTTCAGAAGCGTTCTTAGAATGGGAGCGACAAACTCAAGAGCGAAGTAAACAAGAAGCGGTGGAAGCGATCGCGTTTAGAATGCTACAAAAAAATCTTCCCCTAGAGACGATCTCGGAAGTCACGGGACTAACAATGGAGTATCTCCAGCATCTTCAAGCTGAACGCGATCGATGA
- a CDS encoding ABC transporter ATP-binding protein encodes MIWMEDIIKTYRLGDIDVPVLKGINLSIEEGEYVAIMGMSGSGKSTLMNIIGCLDRPSEGHYVLEGRNLTTLDNDELAFIRNQRIGFVFQQFNLLNRSTALENVMLPMVYAGVPRSQRKERAAEALTRVGLAERLGNRPNQLSGGQQQRVAIARALVNRPALVLADEPTGALDTQTSTEVMSLLTELNQQGITIVIVTHEPDVAAQTQRVIHVKDGLVVDR; translated from the coding sequence ATGATTTGGATGGAAGACATCATTAAGACTTACCGTTTAGGCGATATTGATGTTCCTGTTCTCAAAGGCATTAATCTTTCCATTGAGGAAGGTGAGTATGTTGCGATTATGGGAATGTCTGGATCGGGTAAGTCAACTTTGATGAACATTATCGGGTGTCTCGATCGTCCTTCGGAGGGTCATTATGTACTGGAAGGTCGGAACTTAACTACACTCGATAATGATGAACTCGCTTTTATTCGCAATCAACGCATCGGTTTTGTATTTCAGCAATTCAATCTATTGAATCGATCGACGGCGTTAGAGAATGTGATGTTACCAATGGTGTATGCAGGGGTTCCGCGATCGCAAAGAAAAGAACGTGCCGCAGAAGCACTGACTCGCGTTGGACTTGCAGAGCGGTTAGGAAATCGCCCGAACCAGCTTTCAGGGGGACAACAGCAGCGAGTTGCGATCGCTCGTGCTTTGGTCAATCGTCCAGCGCTGGTGCTAGCGGATGAGCCGACAGGTGCGTTAGATACACAAACTTCAACCGAGGTGATGAGTTTATTAACCGAGTTGAATCAGCAAGGAATTACGATCGTGATTGTGACCCATGAACCTGATGTTGCAGCGCAAACTCAACGAGTCATTCATGTCAAGGATGGATTAGTGGTCGATCGTTAA
- a CDS encoding ABC transporter permease, with protein sequence MGKFAEIRSNPVSLLEIFTMAVEALWSNRLRTSLTMLGVIIGIASVITVTSVGQGVQKATEQQIQALGTNVMLVLSGVARSGGISQGAGSASTLTLEDAQAAGRQVPAAEGVTAFLQRGGQVVYNDQNDSTSILGIDLNYSDVKEIKPQEGRFFTQDDMQNENSVVVLGSAVRDSLFSPGEAAIGANIRIQNGRYTVVGVAESKGSVGGQDQDDRVYIPLTNMSSRIVGNNSLNGRAISGFWVKAKDQEQLEAAQFQVTNLLRIRHNIYPPTPDDFRISNQVDIINTFSSVVGLFTILVSAIAGISLVVGGIGIANIMLVSVVERTREIGIRKAIGATNSAVLSQFLTEAILVSMLGGAIGVAAGLGLAFAASSLFSFPFIVSGFAIASGLTLALVVGLIAGVIPARNAAKLDPIAALRSD encoded by the coding sequence ATGGGAAAGTTTGCAGAGATTCGATCGAATCCCGTATCCCTGCTGGAAATCTTTACGATGGCAGTGGAAGCACTCTGGAGCAATCGATTACGCACCAGTTTAACTATGCTGGGCGTGATTATTGGAATCGCTTCGGTGATTACAGTCACTTCAGTTGGGCAAGGGGTACAGAAAGCGACAGAACAGCAGATTCAAGCCCTGGGAACGAATGTGATGCTGGTGCTTTCAGGCGTGGCACGATCGGGTGGAATTAGCCAAGGAGCCGGATCAGCAAGCACCCTGACGCTCGAAGATGCTCAAGCAGCGGGGCGTCAGGTTCCAGCAGCAGAAGGAGTAACGGCGTTTTTACAGCGTGGTGGACAGGTTGTTTACAACGATCAGAATGATTCGACTTCAATTTTAGGGATTGATCTCAATTATTCCGATGTGAAAGAGATCAAGCCGCAAGAGGGGCGATTTTTTACTCAGGACGATATGCAGAATGAAAATTCTGTTGTGGTGCTGGGAAGCGCAGTTCGCGATAGTTTATTCTCCCCAGGAGAAGCCGCGATCGGTGCAAATATCCGCATTCAAAATGGGCGCTATACCGTGGTGGGTGTGGCAGAGTCAAAAGGATCAGTGGGTGGACAAGATCAAGACGATCGTGTGTATATTCCCCTGACAAACATGTCTTCGCGAATTGTGGGAAATAACTCGCTAAATGGTCGTGCGATTAGCGGGTTTTGGGTGAAAGCGAAAGATCAAGAACAACTTGAAGCGGCACAGTTTCAAGTGACGAATCTACTCAGAATTCGGCACAATATCTATCCACCGACGCCGGATGACTTTCGTATTAGCAATCAGGTAGATATTATCAATACGTTTAGTAGTGTTGTGGGACTGTTCACAATATTAGTGAGCGCGATCGCAGGTATTTCCCTGGTGGTTGGCGGCATTGGAATTGCGAACATTATGTTAGTGTCTGTGGTCGAACGCACTCGCGAGATTGGAATTAGAAAAGCGATCGGTGCAACGAATAGCGCTGTGTTAAGCCAATTTCTCACGGAGGCAATTTTAGTTTCGATGCTGGGGGGTGCGATCGGGGTGGCTGCGGGATTGGGATTAGCATTCGCAGCATCCAGCCTGTTTAGCTTTCCGTTTATTGTTTCGGGATTCGCGATCGCATCAGGATTAACGCTTGCCTTGGTTGTTGGGTTGATTGCAGGCGTGATTCCGGCTCGGAATGCAGCCAAACTTGATCCGATCGCAGCACTACGGAGTGATTGA
- a CDS encoding efflux RND transporter periplasmic adaptor subunit produces the protein MKQWMKVRPKLPKWVVWLLTAGILGTGGYFAYNQYTASQRQDARRRVQTVTVDRVDTAITISANGTVQPAQSVNVSPKSSGVLKQLLVKEGDRVVTGQVLARMDDSNLQGQLLQAQAQIANTQANLNKLESGNRPQEIAQAQAQLTAAEANLDKLIAGNRPQEIAQARSQLTAAEASLQQAQLNFNQNQRLFSSGALSQREFDTSQTALATARAQVEQAKQAVNLQQTGTRPEEIAAARAQVEQLRQALSLQQAGSRSEDIAAARAQVLSAQGQLKTVQTQINDTIIRAPFSGVITRKFADPGSFVTPTTSSSAVSSATSSSILALAATNQVVAKVPETSISRIKVGQRVTIDADAFPGKSFTGTVVQVANQSTVDQNVTNFEVKTSIDDRQNNLQAGMNVNAKFNVGQIENALVVPTVAIVRQAEGTGVLLSGREQGRPRFQRITTGATVDDKTIVESGLKEGDRVLISFPQGERPQSRTPSVFPGAPGGGGGAQGGGRRSGGQ, from the coding sequence GTGAAACAGTGGATGAAAGTTAGACCAAAGCTTCCGAAGTGGGTGGTGTGGCTACTGACAGCAGGCATCCTGGGAACCGGAGGCTATTTTGCCTATAACCAGTACACGGCATCGCAGCGGCAGGATGCCAGACGACGCGTGCAAACGGTGACGGTCGATCGCGTTGATACCGCCATTACAATTTCGGCCAATGGAACCGTGCAGCCTGCCCAATCGGTAAATGTGAGTCCAAAAAGCTCTGGGGTGCTGAAACAGTTGCTGGTGAAAGAGGGCGATCGAGTCGTCACAGGTCAGGTTCTAGCACGGATGGATGACTCGAACCTACAAGGACAATTGCTTCAAGCTCAGGCGCAAATTGCTAATACTCAAGCAAATTTGAATAAGCTTGAATCTGGCAATCGTCCGCAAGAAATTGCCCAAGCCCAAGCGCAGCTCACGGCGGCTGAAGCGAACTTAGATAAGCTGATTGCAGGCAACCGTCCGCAGGAAATTGCTCAGGCTCGATCGCAGCTCACGGCGGCTGAAGCAAGCTTACAGCAAGCTCAGTTGAACTTTAACCAGAATCAGCGATTGTTTAGCTCTGGGGCATTGTCTCAGCGCGAATTTGATACGTCTCAAACGGCTCTTGCAACTGCCCGCGCTCAGGTTGAACAAGCCAAGCAAGCCGTCAATCTTCAGCAAACCGGAACTCGTCCAGAGGAAATTGCGGCGGCTCGCGCTCAAGTTGAACAGTTAAGGCAAGCTTTGAGCTTACAGCAGGCAGGGAGTCGATCGGAGGATATTGCTGCGGCTCGCGCTCAGGTCTTGAGTGCTCAAGGACAACTCAAAACCGTTCAAACTCAAATCAATGACACGATTATTCGCGCTCCGTTTAGCGGTGTGATTACGCGCAAGTTTGCTGATCCGGGTTCGTTTGTGACTCCAACCACTTCGAGTAGTGCGGTTTCGTCTGCGACTTCTTCTTCAATTTTGGCGTTAGCGGCGACGAATCAAGTTGTGGCGAAAGTGCCAGAAACGAGCATTTCTCGGATCAAAGTGGGGCAGCGAGTGACGATCGATGCCGATGCTTTTCCGGGCAAATCTTTCACCGGAACGGTGGTGCAAGTTGCGAATCAATCCACGGTCGATCAGAATGTGACGAACTTTGAAGTAAAGACCTCGATCGACGATCGACAAAACAACTTGCAGGCTGGAATGAATGTGAATGCGAAATTTAATGTCGGTCAGATTGAGAATGCTTTAGTCGTTCCAACGGTTGCGATCGTGCGACAAGCCGAAGGAACGGGCGTTTTGCTTTCCGGTCGAGAGCAAGGAAGACCCCGATTTCAACGAATTACAACGGGCGCAACCGTGGATGATAAAACCATTGTGGAATCAGGGCTGAAAGAGGGCGATCGCGTATTGATCAGCTTTCCGCAAGGTGAGCGACCGCAATCGAGAACGCCTTCGGTCTTTCCGGGTGCGCCAGGCGGTGGCGGCGGAGCTCAAGGTGGCGGTAGACGCAGCGGAGGTCAATGA